In the genome of Nitrospira sp. CR1.1, the window GTGCATCATTTCCGGTGGGCGCGTCCAAAACTCGGTGCTATCACCGAACGTCCGGGTCCATGATCATGCGGATGTCCGGGAGTCGGTGGTGATGGAAAACGTCGTGATCGGCGACCATGCCCGCATCCGTCGCGCCATCATTGACAAGGATGTCATCATTCCACCCAAAACCGTGATCGGCTTCGACCCGGCTGCGGATCGTCAACGTTTCAAAGTCACCGATTCCGGATTGGTGGTCATTTCAAAGGGAATGAAACTGCATGCCGCCGTCGATCCATCCGGTTGATTTGGTCGCGACTCTCCGCCAACGAAACCTCACTCCTGCGATCATTTTTCTCACCTCGAGACGGGCCTGCGACGAAGCGATGCAATCCTTCGAGCGCAGCCAGGTGACGCTGCCGAAAACGCAACAAGACCAGATTGCCCGTGTGCTGGCGCAGGTGACCGAGCAGTTTCCCAGCATTACGGAGCACCCGTTGATTGAAACAGTCCAGCGCATCGGCGTGGCCGCGCATCATGCCGGACATTTGCCGTCCTGGAAGATCGCGGTGGAAGAATTGATGCGCACGGGATCGCTGGACGCCGTCTTTGCGACGACCACCCTGGCGGCCGGCGTGGACTTTCCCGCCCGCACGGTCGTCGTGACCCAGTCCAGCATCCGCAAGGCGCGCGATTTTACCGATCTCACCGCGAGCGAAATTCAACAGCTGGCCGGCCGTGCCGGCCGCCGGGGAAAAGACCTGGTCGGGTTCGCCGTCATCACCCCGTCTCCGTATATCGATCTCACGGTCTTGACCAAGGGGCTTACGGGGCAGCCCGAGGCGATCCATAGCCAATTCGTGATCAGTTACCCGATGGTGCTGAACCTGCTCAAGGCGCACCCGCGCGAACAGATTCAATCCATCCTGGCCAAAAGCTTCGCCCAGTTTCAGCTGAACCAACGCACGGCGGTGCTCGAAACCAAACTCGACGACTTGCGGGCCGAGATGGAGCCCTTCGGACCTCGCGTCTGCTCCGATTGGATCACGCAATGGCAAGTCTTCGAACAAGCGCGCAAGCGAAAGAAACCTCGCAGCCCCTTCGCTCGGCAGGAATCGCCCGATGTCGCCGCGCGCCTGCACTTCCTGACGCCCGGACGCGTCGTGGGGGTCACCCGTGGACGCGGCATCATCCTGCGTCAATACCGCAGCAAGGGCCAACATGCGCCCATGGTCACCCTCTTGCGTGAAGGCGGGTCGCTGAACGAATGCCCCGCCTCGATCGTCACGCAAGTGTTCGATCGCACGTTCGACTGCGAAGAAACTTCGTCCTATCCCTGGTGCACGCCGCAGGCACTGGAGCAGCTGACGCATCATCTGACCGATCTGCCGCCGAGGCTTCCGATCCTTCCGATTCTGGCGCATCAGCATGAAGAAACCCCGATCGACAGTTCCATCATTCAAACGCTGGGCGACTTTGCCTGCCCGACCTGCCCGTCGCGCCAGGCTTGTCAACGCGATTATCCGCGCGCCTCGCGGGGGCGCCAGGAAATCCAACGCCATATCAAATCGATTCAAGCCCTCCAGACAAGCTTGTGGCACCGGTTTCAAGAGCGGATCGACGTCCTGGAGCGATTCGGCTACCTCAACGCCAATGCCCAACTCACCGCCGACGGCGAATGGGCGCGGCTGATCCGCATCGATCACTCACTTCTGATCACCGAATTGATCCGGGCCGAGGCCTTCGGCGCCATCGATCCGCCACTGTTGGCCGCCGTCATGGCCAGCATCGCCCATGACGACGATCGCCCCGGTTCGTTTCCGCGTGGAAGCGCCGGGCTGGTCACGTTGCTGTTTCAAGTGCGGAAACTGGCGGAGAGTTTAACGCCCCACGAAGCGCCGCCGATGTTACGGGCCGACGTGGCGGCGCTGACCGAACGCTGGGTGGCGGATCAGACGCTCACGTGGATCGGACTGGCCCGACTGACCACGATGGCAGAAGGCGACATGTTTCGGCTGTTTGCCCGCACGATCGAATTTTTGTCTCAATTAAAGACGCTGAAAACCACCCACCCCTCGCTGGCCGAATCGGCTGATCACGCCATAGCCGCCATGCGCCGGGGCGTGCTGGAGGAACTGCCATGAGCCCGTCGTTCGTTTCTCGTGAAGCGTTGTTCGCAGAGGCATGCCAAGGGGCCTCGTATGTGCACGTTTCCCGCTTCACGTTTTACCTTTCACGTTTCCCGTTTCACCTTTCATCTTTCACGGGGCACGCGTGACGACACACGAACTGGAAGAGTTGTTGCTGCAGCAACCGGTCGCCCTGCTCCATCGCCTGGCGCGGGGAAGAATCAGCCGGCATTTCCGCTCCGGAAAACGCAAGCTGGTCGATCTGCTCCTGCAAGCCTCCGCTGAAAATCGCCCGGGACTGGAATCCGACCTGCAGGCCCTGATCGACCAACGGGCTCAACGGCCTCAACCGGCGCCCGCTGAAAAACCGCGACCCACTGAGGCACGCTCCCGGCAGGCCGTTTCCGCTCCATCACGCCCGCACAGAACCGACGACCATGGCCATCATGAGCCGCCAGTCTCGCTCCACGAATGGCTGGCAGGAATCGGTGTGCCTCCGCCGCAACCCTTTGTTCCGGATGCCTGGCAGGTGGAGGCGCTGGCGAAACTCGCCGAGACCGATGTGGTTGTCAGCGTCCCGACAGGGAGCGGCAAGACCTTTGTCGCGATCGAGGCGACCGCCCGCGCGATGCGCGAGAATCGAACCGTAATCTACACGTCACCGCTCAAGGCGCTCTCCAACACGAAATTTACCGAGTTCTCGCGGGTGTTTGGCCCAGGCCAGGTGGGCATCCTGACCGGCGACCGCCGCGAGCATGCGCAAGCCCCCTTGCTGATCATGACCACGGAGATCTTGCGCAATCTGCTGTATGACGCGGCCGGAGGCGAGATCGATGTGCGGTTGGATACGTTGGGGCTGGTGATCATGGATGAATCACAGTACCTGGCTGATCCGGAGCGCGGGGTCGTGTGGGAAGAAACCTTGATTTTTTGTCCTTCGCAGGCTCGTCTCCTGCTT includes:
- a CDS encoding DEAD/DEAH box helicase — encoded protein: MPRGLVCARFPLHVLPFTFPVSPFIFHGARVTTHELEELLLQQPVALLHRLARGRISRHFRSGKRKLVDLLLQASAENRPGLESDLQALIDQRAQRPQPAPAEKPRPTEARSRQAVSAPSRPHRTDDHGHHEPPVSLHEWLAGIGVPPPQPFVPDAWQVEALAKLAETDVVVSVPTGSGKTFVAIEATARAMRENRTVIYTSPLKALSNTKFTEFSRVFGPGQVGILTGDRREHAQAPLLIMTTEILRNLLYDAAGGEIDVRLDTLGLVIMDESQYLADPERGVVWEETLIFCPSQARLLLLSASIGNPQDIADWLTAIRPTPCSLIRHTKRSVPLRAGYLHPNEKLTPLFRTAGIPYGQPHLLHPEAKRLFMEYEEETGPSRSR